The following nucleotide sequence is from Atribacterota bacterium.
AAAGGGTACGAAGATAAAAAGCAGTACCCCCAGTAACAATAGGGAAAACTTTCCTCCCTATCATCTCATGAAAAAGCCAGATAACCTCTCTTTTAAAGTCAAAAGCGCTCCACCGTTCTCTGGGATCAAGGAAATCAACCAAATGGTGGTGAACGGCCCTACGGGACTCCAGAGAAGGCTTATCGGTACCGACATCGAGGTACTTATAGACCGCCAAAGAATCAGCATAAATCAATTCAACGTTTTTGAGTTTCTCAGCTAAAACCAGAGATAAGCTCGTCTTCCCACTTCCGGTTGGACCAACAAGGCAAACCAGCTTACCTCCCATCATAGAGCTGGAGTGGTAACCTCCCCCTCTACCTTTGTTCCTTGTAACGACTGGAGTCGCACCACCATCTGCCTACCTGGTCGCACTCCTCCGTTCTTTTTCAAGTGTACTCGCAGGTTGCTTCGAGTATGAGCCACATAGTACACATCCTCTTCTTTTTCCACCAGCACTTCGACAGTGGTACCAAGTCTTTTCTCAATTTTACGAAGATAGATTTCACGCAAAAGAGCATTTAGCGTTCTTAGCCGCTCCTCTTTGGTCCTTTGGGGAACGTCGTCCCAAAGGCGGGCAGAAGCGGTGAGAGGCCGCGGCGAATAGATATAGGTATAAGCAATGTCAAACTGAATCGCCTCCACTACCTTTAACGTTTCCCGAAAGTCCTTTTCGGTCTCTCCCGGAAAACCAACGATGATATCGGTACCAATACCAACGTCAGGGAAACTATTTCGAATCAAATCGGCCATTTTAAGGTAATCACGCTGGGTGTAGCCTCTATTCATCAAAGATAGAATCCGATCCGAACCGGCCTGAAGAGGCAAATGAAAATAAGGGCAAAAGATAGCACTTCCCTGGACTCTTTCGATAATGCTTTTCCGCATATCCTTAGGGTGTGAAGTGATAAATCGAACCCAGATTTCCTCTTTCCCAAAAAGTCGTTCAATATCATCCAGCAGATGCTCGAAGGTATGTGGCACCCTTAAGTCTTTCCCGTAACTATTCACGTTTTGGCCCAGAAGAATGACCTCTGGGAAACCTTCTTGAAGAATATTCCCCAATTCTTCCAATACCAGATTTCCAGGCTTACTTCTTTGCCTCCCCGTTACATAGGGTACGACACAGTAACTACAAAAGTTATCACATCCATAGGTAATGGGAAGATAAGCAAACGTCCGAGATTCCCGGATATATCCACTCTCCAAAAACGGAGCAGGTTCTTCGCTATCAAAAAAGCAAATCTGTCCCTCCTTATCAAGGTTTTCTCGAAGCAAGGAAGGAATCACATCCCATCTCTGAGTTCCAGCCAAAAGCTTTGCCAGAGGTATTTTCTGCATAAGCTTTTCCCGAAGGAGTTCACTCATGCATCCACAGACTACCACTACCGGTGCTTTCCCTTTTCGAGAGACAATGTTTGTAACCATCTGATTCATGGCATTTACCGCTCGTTCTACGGCGTGTTCCCGAACAGCGCAAGTGTTAAAAATAAGGATGTCTGCTTCCTCGGGACGGGAAGCAGCAACAAAACCACTCTGGGAAAAGAGATAAGAGAGATGCTCAGAACGACTCTTATTCATCTGACAACCAAAAGTAATAACCCGAAAAGAAACATTTCTATCCATCATATTTCAAAAACGACGCACTTTTACCTTTATTCCAGTTCACTCAAAAAGCAAAAAAGCCTGCTTTCAAAGCAGGCTTTCTCAATAGGCCAAAACTCTAATCGTTACGAGGCTTAACAATCAATTTTATGGCAGTTCTCTCTTCCCCATCAATGGTGATGTCAGTAAAGGCAGGAATACATACGAGGTCAATGCCACTTGGCGCCACATATCCTCTGGCAATGGCTATTGCTTTGATCGCCTGATTCACTGCTCCTGCCCCTACTGCCTGTATTTCTGCTACACCCTTTTCCCTAATTGCTCCTGCCAGAGCACCAGCGACAGCGTTCGGATTCGATTTCGAAGATACTTTTAAAATATCCATGCTTTATTCCTCCTTGTACTCAAATCTCATCTTCGAATGGAATAGAAATACGGAATATATCCCGAGCTTTCCCTGTATCATCGTCAACATCCACCACAACGCCATTGAGTCTCAGATTGTGTTTCGCCACCTTATACCGGAAAGGCATTTGAGTGAGGAACCTGCCTATGATCTCACCTGTTTCTATCCCAATCACCGAGTCCTGCGCCCCGGTCATTCCAATATCGGTAATATAAGCGGTTCCCTGAGGAAGAACTCTTTCGTCAGCCGTAACTACATGAGTATGAGTACCAAAAACGCAAGAAACTTTCCCATCCAGAAACCATCCCATAGCCACCTTCTCTGAAGAAGCCTCGGCATGAAAATCAACGAGAATGATCGTGGTAAATTGCTTCAGGTGTTCAACTTCCTTGCACGCTCTCTGAAAAGGACAATCTAAGGGTGACATAAAAACTCTGCCGCTGAGGTTAATCACTGCCCATTTTTGGCCCTTTGATTCAAAAATTGCCGACCCTCTTCCTGGAACCCCCTCAGGGTAGTTAAGCGGTCGCAACAGGCGAGGTTGTTCACCAATATACCCCAGAATTTCTTTTTTATCCCAGACGTGGTTTCCAGTAGTCACCACATCGACACCCAAAGCAAGGATCTCGTTACAGACCTCCGGAGTAATCCCCAGACCTCCGGCTGCATTCTCTCCGTTGACCACAATAGCATCCACGTTAAACATCTGTTTTACCTTCGATAGTTGCGCACGTAGAACCCTTCTTCCAGGTTTACCAACCACGTCACCGACGAGCAAAAATTTCAAGCAACTCTCCTCCTACCCTTATTTCGCATATCCCACAGCTCTGGTTTCTCGGACTACTGTAACTTTAATTTGGCCAGGATATTCCAACTCATCCTCGATTCTCTTGGAAATCTCTCGGGCCAGCTTCGCGGCGCCGGCGTCATCAATTTTGTCAGGCTTAACAATAATTCGAACTTCTCTTCCAGCCTGAATGGCGTAGGATTTCTCTACTCCATCGAAAGAGTCAGCAATTTTTTCCAACCTTTCCAACCTCTTGATGTATGCCTCAAGACTTTCTC
It contains:
- a CDS encoding TIGR00282 family metallophosphoesterase, with protein sequence MKFLLVGDVVGKPGRRVLRAQLSKVKQMFNVDAIVVNGENAAGGLGITPEVCNEILALGVDVVTTGNHVWDKKEILGYIGEQPRLLRPLNYPEGVPGRGSAIFESKGQKWAVINLSGRVFMSPLDCPFQRACKEVEHLKQFTTIILVDFHAEASSEKVAMGWFLDGKVSCVFGTHTHVVTADERVLPQGTAYITDIGMTGAQDSVIGIETGEIIGRFLTQMPFRYKVAKHNLRLNGVVVDVDDDTGKARDIFRISIPFEDEI
- a CDS encoding stage V sporulation protein S; translated protein: MDILKVSSKSNPNAVAGALAGAIREKGVAEIQAVGAGAVNQAIKAIAIARGYVAPSGIDLVCIPAFTDITIDGEERTAIKLIVKPRND
- the miaB gene encoding tRNA (N6-isopentenyl adenosine(37)-C2)-methylthiotransferase MiaB is translated as MMDRNVSFRVITFGCQMNKSRSEHLSYLFSQSGFVAASRPEEADILIFNTCAVREHAVERAVNAMNQMVTNIVSRKGKAPVVVVCGCMSELLREKLMQKIPLAKLLAGTQRWDVIPSLLRENLDKEGQICFFDSEEPAPFLESGYIRESRTFAYLPITYGCDNFCSYCVVPYVTGRQRSKPGNLVLEELGNILQEGFPEVILLGQNVNSYGKDLRVPHTFEHLLDDIERLFGKEEIWVRFITSHPKDMRKSIIERVQGSAIFCPYFHLPLQAGSDRILSLMNRGYTQRDYLKMADLIRNSFPDVGIGTDIIVGFPGETEKDFRETLKVVEAIQFDIAYTYIYSPRPLTASARLWDDVPQRTKEERLRTLNALLREIYLRKIEKRLGTTVEVLVEKEEDVYYVAHTRSNLRVHLKKNGGVRPGRQMVVRLQSLQGTKVEGEVTTPAL